In one Deltaproteobacteria bacterium genomic region, the following are encoded:
- the mftF gene encoding mycofactocin biosynthesis glycosyltransferase MftF (Members of this protein family, MftF, are glycosyltransferases, members of PF00535 (glycosyl transferase family 2). The encoding gene is found as part of the mycofactocin cassette, in Mycobacterium tuberculosis, many other Actinobacteria, and occasional members of other lineages. Mycofactocin itself, a putative redox carrier, is a heavily modified derivative of the C-terminal Val-Tyr dipeptide of the mycofactocin precursor MftA (TIGR03969).) has protein sequence MGINEDRPSPLAYRLRANVSLTKTEGGIHLCLSYPLKYIFLKPCWREVMSLLSGGAFIPFKDILAAVDNQHKGKIESFLDDLVRRGFLERIGVAEMETVPFISVIVPVHNRPRDIAACLDSLLRLDYPEDKLEIIVVDDASTDDTPDRVSHYPVTLIQNKTNRQAPYCRNIGAVSARGDILAFIDSDCLADRTWLRELVPAFKDLKIAAVGGMVESYYVERPLDRYEQVRSSLKMGSWPKRSASNNPFFYVPSCNLLVRHEVFLQAGGFNEQLVVGEDVDLCWRIRRLGFHIDYLPSGKVFHKHRNRLVAFCRRRFDYGTSEPLLNRLYPGKVKQMVFSPWASLFWVGLLAVVGFKSLWPLLLPCVVLLGESVFKSNHMKQRGLGISFGMVAISLCRSYAALFFHCSAFFSRYYLAWAIITFSMLPMAATIVAAMHLLNGLVEFFLKKPKLDLVRFMVYFTMEQLSYQAGVWWQCTKQLSFNAVNPRISKPQPQNVTIS, from the coding sequence ATGGGAATAAACGAAGATCGACCCAGCCCGCTGGCCTATCGTTTACGGGCAAACGTGAGCCTTACGAAAACAGAAGGCGGGATTCACCTGTGCCTGTCCTATCCCCTGAAATATATTTTCCTGAAACCGTGCTGGCGGGAGGTTATGAGTCTGCTGTCAGGAGGCGCTTTCATACCATTCAAAGATATACTTGCAGCTGTTGACAATCAGCATAAAGGTAAAATTGAATCGTTTCTCGACGACCTTGTGCGCCGGGGTTTTCTGGAGCGGATCGGGGTGGCTGAAATGGAAACGGTTCCATTTATATCCGTCATTGTTCCGGTCCACAATCGCCCCCGGGACATTGCAGCCTGTCTGGATTCACTTTTAAGACTCGATTACCCCGAAGACAAACTCGAGATTATCGTGGTGGACGACGCATCGACGGATGATACGCCCGACCGTGTGTCGCATTATCCGGTAACATTGATCCAAAACAAGACGAACCGCCAGGCGCCCTATTGCCGGAATATAGGGGCGGTCAGTGCCAGGGGCGATATATTGGCATTCATCGACTCCGACTGCCTGGCGGACAGGACCTGGCTGCGGGAGCTGGTGCCCGCCTTCAAGGACCTTAAGATAGCCGCCGTGGGCGGTATGGTTGAAAGCTATTATGTCGAAAGACCGCTGGACCGGTACGAACAAGTGCGGTCGTCATTGAAGATGGGATCGTGGCCTAAGCGGTCAGCGAGCAACAATCCCTTTTTTTATGTTCCTTCATGTAATTTGCTGGTGCGCCATGAGGTTTTTCTTCAGGCCGGCGGTTTTAACGAGCAGCTAGTGGTCGGCGAGGATGTGGACCTGTGCTGGCGCATCCGGCGACTGGGATTTCATATCGATTATCTGCCTTCCGGCAAGGTGTTTCACAAACATCGCAACCGGCTTGTTGCGTTTTGCAGAAGACGTTTCGATTACGGGACCTCGGAGCCTTTGCTGAACCGTCTTTACCCCGGGAAAGTCAAACAAATGGTTTTTTCGCCCTGGGCATCCCTGTTCTGGGTTGGTCTTTTAGCTGTAGTAGGGTTCAAGTCCTTATGGCCGCTGCTTTTACCTTGCGTTGTTCTCCTCGGTGAATCCGTTTTCAAGTCCAACCATATGAAACAAAGGGGATTGGGGATATCGTTCGGCATGGTGGCGATTTCTCTCTGCCGCAGTTATGCAGCGCTTTTTTTTCACTGCAGCGCTTTTTTTTCACGATATTACTTGGCCTGGGCAATTATTACATTTTCCATGTTACCCATGGCAGCAACCATTGTTGCCGCCATGCATCTGCTGAACGGCCTGGTGGAGTTTTTTCTCAAGAAACCGAAATTGGACCTGGTCCGGTTCATGGTCTATTTTACAATGGAGCAGCTGTCCTATCAGGCGGGTGTGTGGTGGCAATGTACGAAGCAGCTGTCTTTCAATGCCGTAAACCCGAGGATTTCCAAGCCGCAACCACAAAATGTCACTATTTCATGA
- a CDS encoding (Fe-S)-binding protein has protein sequence MFTSLDVFLVVSALLIITVGFSRRRAIWMNGRAEKPKGSLRHLLGYLISHRAVLKRQPAGIAHLFLFWSFIVFIVVVLAAQFEFKLPLALSGTISFLLDVSGLLLLMGMLYFFIRCGKTRGSSLDGILPRRIVLPALLVMGITLTGFLAEGLRLKIIPVAFAWQAPVGFIVSRILPESPLMLQLSIRVHFFLVLVFVAVMPYTFMRHIVAASLNVYHRDDDPLEGFTARPRNDSRPFVGVVGDFSWKQLLEAEACVSCGRCVERCPASLSEKALSPRRVVQQLLGAAERERFGDPLPVQDVVDDRDLWACTTCMACVAACPVMTAPADKVIEFRRQRVMGKGALPAEARPMIRDLQLFGDTYGKGSALRTDWTLNCGVPVIGRDKQTTEILIWVGCAGAYHPRYREVSRDLVEILKTAGVEFAILGHGELCCGDPARRLGDETLFRQLASQNIQQLKAHAFNKLVTLCPHCLHSLKNEYPQLDGLYTVLHSSELIAGLIREGRIQIKYPQAGYLSIHDPCYLGRVNKVFEPLREISRSVPGLTVRELERSRENGFCCGGGGGQMWLHETEGQRINQLRAREICDAEPDVVATACPYCLTMLEDGVGGLGRDTLPKVKDIVEIVAASMQRETVWG, from the coding sequence GTGTTTACATCTCTGGACGTATTCCTGGTCGTTTCCGCGCTTCTGATCATAACCGTCGGTTTTTCACGGAGGCGGGCCATATGGATGAATGGGAGGGCAGAGAAGCCCAAAGGAAGCCTGAGGCATCTGTTGGGATATCTGATATCTCATCGGGCTGTATTGAAAAGGCAGCCGGCCGGTATAGCTCACTTGTTTCTGTTCTGGTCTTTTATCGTCTTTATCGTTGTGGTCCTGGCGGCTCAGTTTGAATTCAAGCTGCCCCTGGCGCTCTCCGGCACCATTTCCTTTTTGCTGGACGTGTCCGGCCTGTTGCTGCTTATGGGCATGTTGTACTTCTTCATCCGCTGCGGAAAAACCAGGGGGAGTTCCCTGGACGGCATCCTACCCCGGCGGATAGTTCTGCCGGCATTGCTGGTCATGGGTATTACCCTGACCGGCTTTCTGGCCGAAGGTCTGCGCCTTAAAATAATTCCCGTGGCTTTTGCCTGGCAGGCACCCGTCGGTTTTATCGTGTCACGAATACTCCCGGAATCACCGTTGATGCTGCAGCTGAGCATCCGTGTCCATTTCTTTCTGGTATTGGTGTTTGTGGCGGTTATGCCGTATACCTTCATGCGTCACATTGTTGCCGCGTCGTTGAATGTGTATCATCGCGACGACGATCCCCTGGAAGGGTTCACGGCCCGGCCCCGGAACGATAGCCGGCCTTTTGTCGGTGTTGTCGGCGATTTTTCATGGAAGCAGTTGCTGGAAGCCGAGGCCTGTGTGTCCTGCGGCCGTTGCGTGGAGCGTTGTCCGGCCTCCCTGTCGGAAAAGGCTCTGTCGCCCCGAAGGGTCGTGCAGCAATTGCTGGGCGCCGCCGAAAGGGAAAGGTTCGGCGATCCCCTGCCGGTGCAGGACGTGGTCGACGATCGGGACCTGTGGGCCTGCACCACCTGCATGGCCTGCGTGGCCGCCTGCCCTGTGATGACCGCTCCCGCCGACAAGGTCATCGAATTCAGACGCCAGCGGGTCATGGGCAAAGGAGCGCTGCCCGCGGAAGCGCGTCCGATGATACGGGACCTGCAGCTGTTCGGCGACACATACGGTAAGGGGTCTGCCTTGAGGACCGACTGGACCCTCAACTGCGGGGTACCCGTTATCGGCAGGGACAAGCAAACCACCGAAATTCTGATCTGGGTGGGCTGTGCCGGCGCCTATCACCCCAGGTACCGGGAGGTCAGTCGTGACCTGGTCGAAATTCTCAAGACCGCTGGAGTTGAATTTGCCATTCTTGGGCATGGAGAACTTTGTTGCGGCGACCCGGCCCGCCGACTGGGGGATGAAACCCTTTTCAGACAGCTGGCTTCTCAGAATATTCAGCAGTTAAAGGCCCATGCGTTCAACAAACTGGTTACCCTTTGTCCTCACTGTCTGCACAGTTTGAAAAATGAGTATCCCCAGCTGGACGGTTTGTACACGGTGCTGCACAGCAGCGAACTGATAGCCGGGCTTATCCGTGAGGGCCGCATCCAGATAAAATACCCGCAAGCTGGTTACCTGTCCATTCACGATCCCTGCTATCTGGGCCGGGTGAACAAGGTGTTCGAGCCCTTGCGGGAAATCAGCCGATCGGTTCCCGGGCTGACTGTCAGGGAGCTTGAACGCAGCCGAGAAAACGGCTTCTGTTGCGGCGGTGGCGGCGGCCAGATGTGGCTGCACGAAACCGAGGGGCAGCGCATCAACCAATTGCGTGCCCGGGAGATTTGTGACGCCGAACCTGATGTGGTGGCCACGGCATGTCCCTACTGCTTGACCATGCTGGAAGACGGGGTTGGTGGACTGGGAAGGGACACCCTTCCCAAGGTCAAGGATATTGTAGAAATTGTGGCGGCATCCATGCAGCGTGAAACAGTTTGGGGGTAG
- a CDS encoding electron transfer flavoprotein subunit alpha/FixB family protein, whose product MKKTNIWIWVHQREGIIEDETLGLVSEAVRLISEIAGEGDITAIAVGNGFEDPLEELGRYGVSRVLHFKNSQAERFNGEYFAGILSAFMGKEIPYLFLMAHTDQTADMAPRLAGLNGGCAVTRAIDLKLDDKGAVTVTRPIANGHLSEKVCFDGPPPYLVTLLPSVLNTPEQASEKTAEVIVKAVPDMSGCNLKTDVVAVIEASPENLDIGEADIVVAGGRGVGKDKRFEIIHELAAAIGGSVAGTRPVVDWQTLAYERQIGQTGKAVTPQLIINSGISGANEYTAGMEKSRKVIAINIDPKARIFRFADLGVVGDLHQVLPLLIERLKAEKVAGEKK is encoded by the coding sequence ATGAAAAAAACGAACATTTGGATATGGGTACACCAACGGGAGGGAATCATCGAGGATGAAACCCTGGGGCTGGTGTCCGAAGCCGTTCGACTTATTTCTGAAATTGCCGGGGAGGGTGATATCACGGCCATTGCCGTGGGCAACGGCTTTGAGGATCCCCTGGAGGAACTCGGGCGGTACGGTGTGAGCCGTGTACTTCATTTTAAAAACAGCCAGGCGGAACGCTTCAATGGTGAATATTTTGCCGGAATTCTAAGCGCGTTCATGGGAAAGGAGATTCCTTACTTGTTTCTGATGGCCCACACGGATCAAACGGCGGACATGGCGCCCCGGCTGGCTGGATTGAATGGCGGTTGCGCGGTGACTCGGGCCATAGATTTGAAACTGGATGACAAGGGGGCGGTAACGGTAACCCGACCGATTGCTAACGGCCACCTGAGCGAAAAGGTGTGTTTTGACGGCCCTCCGCCTTACCTGGTCACTCTCCTGCCGTCGGTTCTCAACACACCGGAGCAGGCAAGCGAAAAAACCGCAGAGGTGATCGTCAAGGCCGTACCGGATATGTCAGGTTGCAATCTGAAGACGGACGTTGTTGCGGTCATTGAAGCCTCGCCGGAGAACCTGGACATCGGGGAAGCCGACATTGTCGTGGCCGGGGGCCGCGGTGTGGGCAAGGACAAGCGTTTTGAAATCATCCACGAACTGGCGGCCGCGATCGGCGGTTCCGTGGCCGGCACCCGCCCGGTGGTAGACTGGCAGACCCTGGCCTACGAGCGCCAGATCGGTCAGACCGGCAAGGCCGTCACACCGCAGTTGATCATCAACTCCGGCATTTCAGGCGCTAACGAGTACACCGCCGGCATGGAGAAATCGCGCAAGGTCATTGCCATCAACATTGATCCCAAAGCCAGAATTTTCAGATTTGCCGACCTCGGTGTCGTTGGGGACCTGCATCAGGTCCTGCCGCTTCTTATCGAGCGTCTTAAAGCGGAAAAGGTTGCAGGTGAAAAGAAATGA
- a CDS encoding mycofactocin system FadH/OYE family oxidoreductase 2, whose product MSDFNYLFSPLKIGPVVVPNRINFAAHLTNLSENHRISENHIYYYEARARGGCGLITTEELTVHPSDLAYDKLVDAFEPDVIPGFQKLTDTIHRYDTRIFAQLNHNGMQADGKISRLPVWGPSPGKDPLFRETSKTMTLDDIRECIDYFALSARHVKEGGFDGIELQLGHSSLIRQFLSPATNHRNDEYGRSFNNRMRFSLEVIHAVREAVGQNLAVGVRLNADEMHPDGGITHEEAKRIAKRMEQDGNIDFFDISLGTFHNLFLVEGSMHTPLAYAAPLSAGIRSVVSLPVYATNRINDPHLAEKILEQGKGDMVNMVRALIADPDLPNKARAGRPDDVRQCIACNQGCIGRMGMGYTIGCMQTPVTGNEKALGQGTMTPADISKKVVVIGAGPAGLEAARVAALRKHRVVVFEKESEVGGQNRLAARVAGRQEIQGVTRWLIGQVEKLDIEPRLETTATVDAILAEAPDAVVVATGSRPRENPFPGDYGPPDVVNTWQVLSGEVETGPKVLFIDLNGHHHGTGTAELLADQGKTVHVLTPALFPGSALGPLQDLFLARRRLALKGVTYTPDIAVLEIQKKLVKGLNVYSNEMIDFEGYDTVVLAAGNVAEDALYFELKNKLEAVYRIGDCVAPRLTDAAIGDGHRVGRLL is encoded by the coding sequence GTGAGTGATTTCAACTACCTGTTTTCACCCTTGAAGATCGGGCCGGTCGTGGTGCCCAACCGGATCAATTTTGCCGCTCATCTGACCAATCTTTCCGAAAATCACCGGATCAGCGAGAACCACATTTATTACTACGAGGCACGGGCCAGGGGCGGGTGCGGTTTGATCACCACAGAGGAGCTGACCGTCCATCCGTCGGACCTGGCCTATGACAAACTGGTGGATGCCTTTGAGCCGGATGTGATCCCGGGGTTTCAAAAGCTTACCGATACCATTCACCGGTATGACACGCGCATATTCGCCCAGTTGAACCACAACGGTATGCAGGCCGACGGTAAGATATCCCGCCTGCCGGTGTGGGGGCCTTCGCCGGGGAAAGACCCCCTTTTTAGAGAGACGTCCAAGACCATGACCCTCGATGACATTCGGGAGTGCATCGATTATTTCGCCTTGAGCGCGCGGCACGTGAAAGAAGGCGGCTTCGACGGCATCGAACTCCAGCTGGGCCACAGTTCACTGATTCGTCAATTCCTGTCGCCGGCTACCAACCATCGCAACGACGAGTATGGCCGTAGTTTTAACAATCGCATGCGTTTTTCTCTGGAAGTGATCCATGCCGTGCGGGAAGCCGTCGGCCAAAACCTTGCCGTGGGCGTACGCCTGAATGCCGACGAGATGCACCCGGACGGCGGCATCACCCACGAAGAAGCCAAGCGCATCGCCAAGAGAATGGAGCAGGACGGCAATATCGACTTTTTCGACATCAGCCTGGGAACCTTCCACAACCTCTTCCTGGTGGAAGGGTCCATGCACACACCGCTGGCCTACGCGGCACCCCTGTCGGCAGGGATTCGTTCTGTGGTGAGCCTGCCCGTGTATGCGACCAACCGCATCAACGATCCCCATCTGGCCGAAAAAATTCTGGAGCAAGGAAAGGGCGACATGGTCAACATGGTGCGGGCGCTGATCGCCGACCCCGATCTACCCAACAAGGCCCGCGCGGGAAGGCCGGACGATGTCCGTCAGTGCATCGCCTGCAACCAGGGCTGTATCGGCCGCATGGGTATGGGCTACACCATCGGTTGCATGCAAACGCCGGTCACGGGGAATGAAAAAGCGCTCGGTCAAGGTACCATGACCCCGGCGGACATTTCCAAAAAGGTGGTGGTGATCGGGGCCGGGCCGGCAGGCCTGGAAGCTGCCCGGGTGGCAGCCCTCAGGAAGCACCGGGTGGTGGTGTTCGAAAAGGAAAGCGAGGTGGGCGGGCAGAACCGCCTGGCCGCCAGGGTTGCCGGCCGGCAGGAGATCCAGGGGGTTACGCGCTGGCTTATCGGCCAGGTGGAAAAATTGGATATCGAGCCGCGATTGGAAACCACGGCGACCGTTGACGCTATACTGGCAGAAGCGCCCGATGCGGTTGTCGTGGCCACGGGATCCCGTCCCAGGGAGAATCCTTTTCCGGGCGATTACGGGCCACCCGATGTGGTCAACACTTGGCAGGTCTTGAGCGGAGAGGTGGAAACCGGCCCAAAGGTCCTGTTCATTGATCTGAATGGCCACCATCATGGAACCGGAACGGCCGAACTGTTGGCCGACCAGGGAAAGACGGTCCACGTGTTGACACCGGCCCTTTTTCCGGGATCCGCCCTGGGGCCGCTGCAGGACCTTTTTTTGGCGCGCCGGCGTCTGGCTTTGAAAGGGGTGACCTATACGCCCGACATAGCCGTGCTGGAAATACAGAAAAAGCTGGTGAAAGGCTTGAATGTCTACTCCAACGAAATGATCGATTTTGAAGGCTATGACACGGTAGTCCTGGCGGCGGGCAATGTCGCCGAGGACGCCCTTTATTTTGAGCTCAAGAACAAGTTGGAAGCGGTTTACAGAATCGGTGACTGTGTGGCCCCCCGTTTGACGGATGCGGCCATTGGCGACGGCCATCGTGTCGGTCGACTGCTGTGA
- a CDS encoding FAD-dependent oxidoreductase has protein sequence MRSVLLQELNSGRLKLPNRIAFTAHRTNFGRKGQLNERHTAYYRRRAQGGCGLIVLGELSIMDNDFPWEGTIATYHPQASADFQRFTRTVGEFDTRVFAQLTHHGFQSNGAWTRRETWGPSAVADVVFGEVCKPMEPEDIEELTSAFEAAAERARADGFDGIEIDMGSESLLRQFLSPVSNHRQDEYGGSLENRLRLPLAVLMSVRKAVGNDYPVGVRLCVDEKFWGGITPEESIPMAKAFEEKGHIDYLQATLGTYYNLYLNMASMHTLEGHTIDLAQQIKENVSIPVIAADHIRFPHMAESVLSEGRADAVGCVRALICDPDMAVKLGAGDADTIRPCLKDNQGCLGRINQGKALGCTFNPLVGYESSDTGKKKNAPPTSKKVMVAGGGPAGMEAALTAAGRGHDVTLWESGPNIGGQVKTAAKGAGRDHLGLLIEYYTRALEAAGVAIRVGMEVTADVIADFAPDVLIVATGAGPADRSFAGTYGTPNVLSVRDVLDDLHPVGDRVLLIDENGGHRSLATAELLADRRKQVDIVTNDLFVGVELAPIGDLYLTRQRLLQKGVTFSTDIKVDEIDVDRVRAHQMHTGESITYEGYDTVVVEADYLPEDRLFHEAKADHMTVYAIGDCVAPRTIEMAVYEGRKIGERL, from the coding sequence ATGAGAAGTGTCCTATTACAAGAGCTGAACAGCGGTAGGCTCAAACTGCCCAATCGGATTGCATTTACCGCCCACCGTACCAATTTCGGTCGCAAGGGCCAGCTGAACGAACGGCACACGGCCTACTATCGGCGTCGGGCGCAAGGGGGCTGCGGCCTTATCGTGCTGGGCGAGTTGTCTATTATGGACAACGACTTCCCCTGGGAAGGGACCATTGCCACCTACCATCCTCAGGCGTCGGCCGATTTTCAACGATTTACCCGGACCGTCGGCGAATTTGACACACGCGTCTTTGCTCAACTGACCCATCATGGTTTTCAGAGCAACGGCGCCTGGACCCGCAGGGAAACCTGGGGGCCTTCGGCCGTGGCGGACGTGGTGTTCGGCGAGGTCTGCAAACCCATGGAGCCGGAAGATATCGAAGAACTGACCTCGGCATTTGAGGCGGCGGCTGAAAGGGCGCGTGCCGACGGGTTTGACGGCATCGAGATCGACATGGGGTCCGAATCCCTGTTGCGGCAATTCCTGTCACCGGTCAGCAACCACCGGCAGGATGAATACGGCGGAAGCCTCGAGAACCGTCTGCGCTTGCCGCTGGCGGTATTGATGTCGGTGCGCAAGGCGGTGGGCAATGACTATCCCGTGGGGGTTCGCCTGTGTGTGGACGAAAAGTTCTGGGGAGGCATAACGCCGGAAGAATCGATTCCCATGGCCAAAGCGTTCGAGGAGAAGGGACATATCGACTATTTGCAGGCAACCCTGGGGACATACTACAATCTCTATTTGAACATGGCCTCCATGCACACTCTGGAGGGCCACACGATCGATCTGGCGCAACAGATCAAGGAAAACGTAAGCATTCCCGTAATTGCCGCCGATCACATTCGATTTCCCCACATGGCTGAAAGCGTTCTTTCCGAAGGCCGGGCGGACGCCGTGGGGTGTGTGCGCGCCTTGATCTGCGACCCCGATATGGCGGTCAAATTGGGCGCCGGTGATGCAGACACCATCCGCCCCTGCCTAAAGGACAATCAGGGTTGCCTGGGCCGCATCAACCAGGGCAAAGCCTTGGGGTGTACCTTCAACCCGCTGGTAGGCTACGAATCATCCGATACTGGCAAAAAAAAAAACGCGCCCCCTACCAGTAAAAAGGTGATGGTGGCCGGTGGTGGGCCGGCTGGTATGGAGGCGGCATTGACGGCCGCCGGGAGGGGGCATGACGTGACCCTCTGGGAAAGCGGCCCAAATATCGGCGGACAGGTCAAAACGGCCGCCAAGGGAGCCGGAAGAGACCACTTGGGCCTGCTGATCGAATATTACACCAGGGCGCTTGAAGCAGCCGGCGTTGCCATACGAGTTGGAATGGAGGTCACGGCAGATGTGATTGCAGACTTTGCACCTGACGTCCTAATCGTGGCCACAGGCGCCGGACCGGCTGACAGATCGTTTGCCGGCACATACGGCACACCAAATGTGCTGAGCGTAAGGGATGTATTGGATGATTTGCATCCCGTGGGTGACAGGGTGCTGCTCATTGACGAAAACGGCGGACACCGTTCCCTGGCCACGGCAGAACTCCTGGCTGACCGGAGAAAGCAGGTGGATATTGTTACCAACGATTTATTCGTGGGGGTTGAGCTGGCCCCAATCGGCGATCTCTATCTGACCCGCCAGCGCCTTCTTCAGAAAGGCGTTACCTTCAGTACGGACATCAAAGTGGATGAAATCGATGTGGACAGAGTGAGGGCCCACCAGATGCACACCGGCGAGTCGATAACCTATGAGGGGTACGACACCGTTGTTGTGGAGGCGGACTACCTGCCGGAAGACAGGCTTTTTCATGAAGCCAAGGCCGACCACATGACGGTTTATGCCATCGGGGACTGCGTGGCACCCCGTACCATCGAAATGGCCGTTTACGAGGGTAGAAAGATCGGAGAACGTCTGTGA
- the mftC gene encoding mycofactocin radical SAM maturase (MftC is a radical SAM/SPASM enzyme that catalyzes the first two steps in biosynthesis of the electron carrier mycofactocin from the terminal Val-Tyr dipeptide of the precursor peptide MftA.) — MSAKMMKTALRAPVNVTWEITLKCNLHCEHCLSASGAGSPQELSFEECRRVIDRLAAMKVFQVNIGGGEPFIRDDFCDILDYAHTKGVVTCVSTNGTLINSQLASRLAGLKMLYLQLSLDGATADVNDRIRGKGTYKKILAAADCFASNRVAFSINAVLTRLNYPQLDDLRNLAKGCGAELRVSRFRPSGRGKDSRKDLAPNAEQLEEFAEWLARHDLVRTGDSFFCLTSESRRRKGLDMCGAAKMTCCISPAGDVYPCAFLQEPPFLVGNVRNTDFKEMWNHSPIFERLRNLDIASCRACSRFEVCRGGCPAMAFHTYNDIDMPDPECLVNLRNVA, encoded by the coding sequence TTGAGTGCTAAAATGATGAAAACAGCTTTAAGGGCGCCGGTCAACGTTACCTGGGAGATAACCTTGAAATGCAACCTGCACTGTGAACACTGCCTTTCGGCATCGGGTGCCGGGTCACCACAGGAGCTGAGCTTCGAGGAGTGCCGCCGGGTTATCGACCGCTTGGCGGCCATGAAAGTGTTCCAAGTCAACATCGGGGGCGGCGAACCTTTTATCCGGGACGATTTTTGTGACATACTCGATTACGCGCATACAAAAGGCGTCGTGACCTGTGTCAGCACCAACGGGACCCTGATAAACAGTCAACTGGCCTCGCGTCTGGCCGGGTTGAAGATGCTCTATCTGCAGCTCAGCCTGGACGGCGCCACCGCAGATGTCAATGACCGTATCCGGGGAAAAGGCACCTATAAAAAAATCCTGGCGGCAGCGGACTGTTTTGCATCGAACCGAGTGGCTTTCAGCATCAATGCGGTGCTGACCCGGCTCAACTACCCTCAGCTGGACGATCTGCGCAATCTTGCCAAGGGGTGCGGTGCCGAGCTGCGGGTTTCCCGTTTCCGTCCTTCGGGCCGGGGTAAAGACAGCCGTAAGGATCTGGCGCCCAACGCGGAGCAACTGGAAGAATTTGCGGAATGGCTGGCAAGGCACGACCTTGTGCGCACGGGTGATTCCTTTTTCTGCCTGACATCCGAAAGCAGACGCCGCAAAGGGCTGGATATGTGCGGGGCCGCCAAGATGACCTGCTGCATTTCCCCCGCAGGGGATGTGTACCCCTGCGCCTTTCTGCAGGAACCGCCTTTTCTGGTCGGCAACGTCCGCAACACGGATTTTAAGGAGATGTGGAATCATTCTCCCATTTTTGAAAGGTTGAGGAACCTGGACATCGCCTCGTGCCGGGCCTGCTCCCGTTTCGAGGTTTGCCGCGGCGGTTGCCCGGCCATGGCCTTTCACACCTACAACGACATCGACATGCCGGATCCGGAATGTCTGGTCAACCTTAGAAACGTGGCATGA
- the mftB gene encoding mycofactocin biosynthesis chaperone MftB (MftB, a small protein, is a peptide chaperone that assists the radical SAM enzyme MftC in performing two modifications to the C-terminal Val-Tyr dipeptide of the mycofactocin precursor peptide, MftA. MftB's role is analogous to the role of PqqD in the biosynthesis of PQQ, a cofactor that derives entirely from a Tyr and a Glu in the precursor PqqA.) has translation MDKHYKLAAGVQVREEDFGLLFYQMKGPRLHFVASGRLLAEDFFRGEMTLAAWMGRKHGCNGDIDGKLEMVATALRQLKSKGVILEC, from the coding sequence ATGGACAAACATTACAAATTGGCGGCGGGCGTCCAGGTCCGGGAAGAGGACTTCGGTCTCCTGTTCTATCAGATGAAAGGGCCGAGGCTGCATTTCGTGGCCTCGGGCCGACTTCTCGCAGAGGATTTTTTCCGGGGAGAGATGACGCTGGCAGCGTGGATGGGTCGTAAGCACGGGTGTAATGGTGACATTGATGGAAAGCTTGAAATGGTGGCCACCGCTTTGAGGCAGCTTAAAAGTAAAGGAGTCATCCTTGAGTGCTAA
- the mftA gene encoding variant-type mycofactocin precursor codes for MEKEFDKEEGVLPDTSEKEPEDIFKIEEIEIEEMAIDGICGVY; via the coding sequence GTGGAAAAAGAATTCGACAAGGAAGAAGGCGTGTTGCCGGACACATCCGAAAAAGAGCCGGAAGACATTTTTAAGATCGAGGAAATCGAAATAGAAGAGATGGCGATAGACGGTATCTGCGGCGTTTACTAA